A DNA window from Mycolicibacter terrae contains the following coding sequences:
- a CDS encoding ArsA family ATPase produces the protein MRRSEPATPTVLPAAPISLFVGKGGVGKSTLAAATAVAEARAGNRVLLISTDQAHSVGDVLGVTVVPSGGRDAVSVPLDDGGPGGLDVLALDTLALLEAHWGEVVAVLSSRFPESDLGSVAPEELSALPGFQEVLGLHEVGELAASGRWDRLVVDCASTADAMRMLTLPATVALYAERSWPRHRRLSAAEDRSAALVELIERISGAAERLATLLTDEALVGAHLVLTAERVVAAEAVRTLGTLALTGVRVDELIVNQILLQDDSYVYTDLPAHPAFDWYAERIREQQGVLEELDRAIGDVAMVLVPHLAGEPIGPKALAQLLEGARRRGGSAPPGPVRPVVDRESGSGLGAVYRLRLELPQVDSGALSLGRSADDLIISSGGIRRRVRLASVLRRCTVVDATLRGSELTVRFRPDPEVWPVSRDEEVRR, from the coding sequence GTGAGGCGGTCCGAACCAGCGACGCCCACAGTGCTCCCGGCGGCGCCGATCAGTCTGTTCGTCGGCAAGGGCGGCGTCGGTAAGTCCACGCTGGCCGCGGCGACCGCCGTCGCCGAAGCCCGCGCCGGCAACCGGGTGCTGCTGATCTCCACCGACCAGGCGCATTCGGTCGGCGATGTGCTTGGCGTGACGGTGGTGCCCAGCGGTGGCCGTGACGCCGTTTCGGTGCCGCTGGATGACGGCGGTCCCGGCGGCCTTGACGTGCTGGCGCTGGACACGCTGGCGTTGCTCGAGGCGCACTGGGGCGAGGTCGTCGCGGTGCTGTCCTCGCGATTCCCGGAGTCGGATCTGGGAAGTGTTGCTCCCGAGGAGCTTTCGGCACTTCCCGGCTTCCAGGAGGTGCTCGGCCTGCACGAGGTCGGTGAGCTGGCCGCCAGCGGGCGGTGGGATCGGCTCGTCGTCGACTGCGCGTCCACCGCTGATGCGATGCGGATGCTGACGCTGCCCGCCACCGTGGCGTTGTATGCCGAGCGATCCTGGCCGCGGCACCGCAGGCTCAGCGCGGCCGAGGACCGCTCGGCCGCCCTGGTCGAGCTGATCGAGCGAATCAGCGGTGCCGCCGAACGCCTTGCCACGCTGCTGACCGATGAGGCGCTGGTCGGGGCGCACCTGGTGCTGACCGCTGAGCGCGTGGTGGCGGCCGAAGCCGTCCGGACCTTGGGGACGCTGGCCCTGACGGGTGTGCGCGTCGATGAGCTGATCGTCAATCAGATTTTGCTGCAAGATGATTCGTACGTCTACACCGATCTGCCCGCCCATCCGGCGTTCGACTGGTATGCCGAGCGGATCCGCGAACAGCAGGGAGTCCTCGAAGAACTGGATCGCGCCATCGGTGACGTGGCGATGGTGCTGGTCCCGCACCTGGCGGGGGAGCCGATCGGACCCAAGGCGCTGGCCCAACTGCTCGAGGGCGCCCGGCGCCGCGGCGGGTCGGCGCCGCCGGGACCGGTGCGCCCGGTGGTCGACCGGGAGTCGGGTTCGGGACTGGGGGCGGTGTACCGATTGCGGTTAGAGTTGCCCCAGGTCGATTCCGGTGCGCTCAGCCTGGGGCGGTCCGCTGACGACTTGATCATCAGCTCCGGCGGAATCCGGCGCCGAGTCCGGCTGGCGTCGGTGCTGCGGCGATGCACGGTTGTGGACGCAACGTTGCGTGGCAGCGAATTGACGGTGCGTTTCCGGCCGGACCCGGAGGTGTGGCCGGTGAGCAGGGACGAGGAGGTGCGACGTTGA
- a CDS encoding class II 3-deoxy-7-phosphoheptulonate synthase: MNWTVDVPIDQLPALPPLPADLRERLDAALARPAVQQPSWPADQAKAMRTVLESVPPITVASEIVRLKGLLAQVARGEAFLLQGGDCAETFTDNTEPHIKGNIRTLLQMAVVLTYGASVPVVKVARIAGQYAKPRSADVDALGLKSYRGDMVNGLAPDAAVREHDPSRLVRAYANASAAMNLVRALTSSGLASLELVHDWNRQFVRNSPAGARYEALAGEIDRGLKFMSACGVADRELQTAEIYASHEALVLDYERAMLRMADIEGEPQLYDLSAHFVWIGERTRQLDGAHVGLAEVIANPIGIKLGPTTSPELAVEYVERLDPKNEPGRLTLVSRMGNAQVRDLLPGIIEKVQATGHQVIWQCDPMHGNTHEASTGHKTRHFDRIVDEVQGFFEVHHALGTHPGGIHLEFTGEDVTECLGGAQDISDADLGGRYETACDPRLNTQQSLELSFLVAEMLRG, encoded by the coding sequence GTGAACTGGACCGTTGACGTACCCATCGACCAGCTGCCGGCGCTGCCGCCGCTGCCCGCTGACCTGCGCGAGCGTCTCGACGCCGCGCTGGCGCGGCCGGCCGTTCAGCAGCCGAGCTGGCCCGCTGACCAGGCCAAGGCGATGCGCACGGTGCTGGAGAGCGTCCCGCCGATCACGGTGGCATCCGAGATCGTGCGCCTCAAGGGGCTGCTGGCCCAGGTCGCCCGCGGGGAGGCTTTCCTGCTGCAGGGCGGCGACTGCGCCGAGACCTTCACCGACAACACCGAGCCGCACATCAAGGGCAACATCCGCACGCTGCTGCAGATGGCGGTGGTGCTGACCTACGGCGCTTCGGTGCCGGTGGTCAAGGTGGCCCGCATCGCCGGCCAGTACGCCAAGCCCCGCTCGGCCGACGTCGACGCATTGGGGCTGAAGTCCTACCGCGGCGACATGGTCAACGGCCTGGCCCCCGATGCCGCGGTGCGCGAGCACGACCCGTCCCGGCTGGTGCGGGCCTACGCCAACGCCAGCGCGGCGATGAACCTAGTGCGGGCGTTGACCTCGTCGGGGCTGGCGTCGCTGGAACTGGTGCACGACTGGAACCGGCAGTTCGTGCGCAACTCGCCGGCCGGGGCGCGCTACGAGGCGCTGGCCGGTGAGATCGATCGCGGGCTGAAGTTCATGAGCGCCTGCGGGGTCGCCGACCGGGAACTGCAGACCGCCGAGATCTACGCCAGTCACGAGGCGCTGGTGCTCGACTACGAGCGCGCCATGCTGCGGATGGCCGACATCGAGGGCGAACCGCAGCTCTACGATCTCTCGGCGCACTTCGTCTGGATCGGGGAGCGGACCCGTCAGCTCGACGGTGCGCATGTCGGGTTGGCCGAGGTGATCGCCAACCCGATCGGCATCAAGCTCGGGCCGACGACCTCGCCCGAGCTGGCGGTGGAATACGTCGAGCGGCTCGACCCCAAGAACGAGCCCGGCCGGCTGACGCTGGTCAGCCGGATGGGCAACGCCCAAGTGCGCGACCTGCTTCCGGGCATCATCGAGAAGGTGCAGGCCACCGGTCACCAGGTGATCTGGCAGTGCGACCCGATGCACGGCAACACCCACGAGGCCTCCACCGGCCACAAGACCCGGCACTTCGACCGGATCGTCGACGAGGTGCAGGGGTTCTTCGAGGTGCACCACGCGCTGGGCACCCATCCCGGCGGCATCCACCTGGAGTTCACCGGCGAGGACGTCACCGAGTGTCTCGGTGGCGCCCAAGACATTTCGGATGCGGACCTGGGCGGTCGCTACGAGACGGCATGCGACCCGCGGCTCAACACCCAGCAGAGCCTGGAGTTGTCCTTCCTGGTCGCCGAGATGCTCCGCGGCTGA
- a CDS encoding glycosyltransferase family 4 protein — protein sequence MSRVLLVTNDFPPRPGGIQCYLEELVRRIAGSGRHDVTVYAPQWKGAEAFDDAAKSAGYQVVRHPGTLMLPGPAVDARMRRLIAEQAIDTVWFGAAAPLALLAQRARSAGATRVLASTHGHEVGWSMLPVARSVLRRIGATCDTITFVSHYTRGRFASAFGPHAALEHLPPGVDTDRFRPDPGARAELRVRHGLGGRPTVVCVSRLVPRKGQDMLIRALPAIRQRVEGAALVIVGGGPYAETLHKLAAECGVADAVTFTGGVPAAELPAYYLLGDVFAMPCRTRGAGLDVEGLGIVFLEASAAGVPVVAGRSGGAPETVLDNRTGRVVDGRSVAAIGDAVAELLAEPDRAAAMGAAGRKWVTGHWRWDTLAGRMADLLQA from the coding sequence GTGAGCCGGGTCCTGCTGGTTACCAACGATTTTCCGCCGCGTCCCGGCGGCATTCAGTGCTACCTGGAAGAGCTGGTGCGTCGCATCGCCGGCTCCGGGCGCCACGACGTGACGGTCTACGCACCGCAATGGAAGGGCGCCGAGGCGTTCGACGACGCGGCGAAATCCGCCGGCTACCAGGTGGTCCGTCACCCGGGCACGCTGATGTTGCCGGGGCCGGCCGTCGACGCCCGGATGCGCCGGCTCATTGCCGAACAGGCCATCGACACCGTCTGGTTCGGCGCGGCCGCCCCGCTGGCGTTGCTGGCGCAGCGGGCGCGCAGCGCCGGCGCCACCCGGGTGCTGGCCAGCACCCACGGCCACGAGGTCGGGTGGTCGATGCTGCCGGTGGCCCGCTCGGTGCTCCGCCGGATCGGGGCGACCTGCGACACCATCACCTTCGTCAGCCACTACACCCGCGGCCGGTTCGCGTCGGCGTTCGGGCCCCACGCCGCACTGGAACACCTGCCGCCCGGAGTGGACACCGACCGGTTCCGGCCCGATCCCGGCGCCCGTGCCGAACTGCGGGTCCGGCACGGGCTGGGCGGGCGGCCCACCGTGGTGTGTGTTTCACGGCTGGTGCCCCGCAAAGGCCAGGACATGCTGATCAGGGCGTTACCGGCGATTCGGCAGCGGGTGGAGGGGGCCGCGCTGGTGATCGTCGGCGGCGGCCCCTACGCCGAGACGCTGCACAAGCTGGCCGCGGAGTGCGGGGTGGCCGACGCGGTGACGTTCACCGGCGGCGTGCCGGCCGCCGAACTGCCGGCCTACTACCTGCTCGGCGACGTCTTCGCGATGCCGTGCCGCACCCGCGGCGCCGGACTCGACGTCGAGGGGCTGGGCATCGTGTTCCTGGAGGCCTCGGCGGCCGGCGTCCCGGTGGTCGCCGGGCGTTCGGGCGGCGCACCGGAGACCGTGCTGGACAATCGGACCGGGCGGGTGGTCGACGGCCGATCCGTCGCGGCCATCGGTGACGCCGTCGCCGAATTGCTCGCCGAGCCCGACCGTGCCGCCGCGATGGGCGCCGCGGGGCGCAAATGGGTCACGGGTCACTGGCGCTGGGACACGCTGGCCGGACGCATGGCCGACCTGCTGCAGGCCTGA
- a CDS encoding SRPBCC family protein, with amino-acid sequence MADKTAQTIVIAADPDTVMKVIADIGAYPEWVSEYTEAEVLETDADGYPKVARLVLDAAVLKDTMVLAYDWAADRRSVRWSLVSSSLLKALDGEYRLAPKGSGTEVVYELSVDLMIPMIGLLKRKAERRLTDTALKDLKKRAEAE; translated from the coding sequence GTGGCGGACAAGACAGCTCAGACCATCGTCATCGCGGCGGATCCGGACACGGTGATGAAGGTGATCGCCGACATCGGCGCCTACCCCGAATGGGTGTCGGAATACACCGAGGCCGAAGTGCTCGAAACCGACGCCGACGGGTACCCGAAGGTCGCCCGGCTGGTGCTGGATGCGGCGGTGCTCAAGGACACCATGGTGCTGGCCTACGACTGGGCGGCGGACCGTCGCTCGGTGCGGTGGTCCTTGGTCTCCAGCTCGCTGCTCAAAGCGCTTGACGGTGAATACCGCTTGGCTCCCAAGGGATCCGGAACCGAAGTCGTCTACGAATTGTCGGTCGACCTGATGATTCCGATGATCGGTCTGCTCAAGCGCAAGGCGGAGCGGCGACTGACCGACACCGCGCTGAAGGACCTGAAGAAACGAGCCGAGGCTGAGTGA
- a CDS encoding glycosyltransferase 87 family protein → MSTSRPPDPGRRHGGISGWAVWWIFALLAIGALGYTTWRALGSTPYHIDVDVYRMAAQAWRDGRPLYGDDWFATQIDGTVLPFTYPPIAAVLFAPLTWVSLGVGTAALTIVSTLLLVVSITIVLTGLGLDIGDVGGRSGPAWWRRAMVATAIVAAAIWFDAEPIWANFDFGQINAVLMTLVIADCVPRRTTWPRGALLGLAVALKLTPAVFLLYFLLRRDGRAAVTAVASFLAATLVGFVLAWSDSWQYWTHTVSNTDRIGGATLNTNQNLAGALARLPLSEPQRSALWLVGCLLALALAVWAARRVLSAGEPILALICVALFGLVVSPVSWSHHWVWMLPTVVVTGVLAYRHRAIALGVLSALGAALMMRSPIELLPEHHEAGAAWWRQLAGTSYVWWAVAVIITAGATFNHGRRTTLDQPAAVSGNRATG, encoded by the coding sequence ATGAGTACATCGCGGCCGCCCGACCCGGGCCGTCGGCACGGGGGCATCAGCGGTTGGGCCGTTTGGTGGATCTTCGCCCTGCTGGCGATCGGGGCCCTGGGCTACACGACGTGGCGGGCACTCGGCAGCACGCCCTATCACATCGACGTCGACGTCTACCGGATGGCCGCGCAGGCCTGGCGGGACGGGCGCCCGCTCTACGGCGACGACTGGTTTGCCACCCAGATCGACGGAACGGTGCTTCCGTTCACCTATCCCCCGATCGCCGCCGTGTTGTTCGCGCCGCTCACCTGGGTGTCGCTCGGTGTCGGCACCGCCGCGCTGACGATCGTCTCGACGCTGCTGCTGGTGGTGTCCATCACCATTGTGCTCACCGGCCTGGGCCTGGACATCGGGGACGTCGGCGGCCGGAGCGGCCCGGCCTGGTGGCGGCGGGCGATGGTGGCCACCGCGATCGTCGCGGCGGCCATCTGGTTCGACGCCGAACCGATCTGGGCCAACTTCGACTTCGGCCAGATCAACGCGGTGCTGATGACGCTGGTGATCGCCGACTGCGTGCCGCGTCGCACCACCTGGCCGCGTGGCGCGCTGCTGGGGCTGGCGGTGGCGCTGAAACTCACGCCGGCGGTTTTCCTGCTCTATTTCCTGCTGCGCCGCGACGGCCGCGCCGCGGTGACCGCGGTGGCGTCGTTTCTGGCGGCGACCCTGGTGGGCTTCGTGCTGGCCTGGAGCGACTCCTGGCAGTACTGGACGCACACGGTCAGCAACACCGACCGCATCGGCGGGGCGACGCTGAACACCAACCAGAACCTGGCCGGCGCACTGGCCCGGCTGCCACTGAGCGAACCTCAGCGTTCCGCGCTGTGGCTGGTGGGCTGCCTGCTGGCGCTCGCACTTGCGGTGTGGGCGGCCCGCCGGGTGTTGAGCGCCGGGGAGCCGATCCTGGCACTGATCTGCGTGGCGCTGTTCGGGCTGGTGGTGTCGCCGGTGTCGTGGTCACACCACTGGGTGTGGATGCTGCCGACCGTAGTGGTGACCGGGGTACTGGCCTACCGGCACCGGGCGATCGCGCTGGGCGTGCTCAGCGCGCTCGGGGCGGCCCTGATGATGCGAAGTCCGATCGAGTTACTGCCCGAGCATCACGAGGCCGGCGCGGCGTGGTGGCGTCAACTGGCCGGGACGTCGTATGTGTGGTGGGCGGTCGCGGTGATCATCACCGCCGGGGCGACGTTCAATCACGGCCGCCGGACGACCCTCGATCAGCCTGCCGCTGTTTCCGGAAATCGGGCGACCGGCTGA
- a CDS encoding SRPBCC family protein — MNSIQVADATFIAASGAQVGAVVADRSNWRRWWPDLQLEVVEDRAEKGVRWTVSGPLTGTMEIWLDPMLDGVLLHYFLHAEPTGVTGRQLARMNLPKLVHGRRVAGKRMAFEVKARVERSRPVGVAPAAVN, encoded by the coding sequence ATGAACAGTATCCAGGTTGCCGACGCGACGTTCATCGCCGCATCCGGCGCGCAGGTCGGCGCCGTCGTGGCGGACCGGTCGAATTGGCGGCGGTGGTGGCCGGACCTGCAACTCGAGGTGGTCGAGGACCGCGCCGAGAAGGGCGTCCGGTGGACGGTGAGCGGGCCGCTTACCGGAACCATGGAGATCTGGCTGGATCCGATGCTCGACGGGGTGCTGCTGCACTATTTCCTGCACGCCGAGCCCACCGGGGTGACCGGTCGCCAGCTGGCCCGGATGAACCTGCCCAAATTGGTCCACGGTCGCCGGGTGGCCGGCAAGCGAATGGCCTTCGAGGTGAAAGCCCGCGTCGAACGGTCCCGGCCGGTGGGTGTCGCGCCGGCCGCCGTGAACTGA
- a CDS encoding polyadenylate-specific 3'-exoribonuclease AS, which translates to MRYFYDTEFIEDGRTIELISIGVVAEDGREYYAVSTEFDPGRAGPWVRAHVLPKLPSPASQAWRSRSRIRADLEEFLGVDRGEPIELWAWVAAYDHVVLCQLWGTMPDLPAPIPRFTRELRQLWEDRGKPHLPPRSAGSHDALVDARDQLRRFQVITRTELA; encoded by the coding sequence GTGAGGTACTTCTACGACACCGAGTTCATCGAGGACGGCCGCACCATCGAGCTGATCTCGATCGGCGTGGTCGCCGAGGACGGGCGCGAGTACTACGCGGTGTCCACCGAATTCGATCCGGGGCGCGCCGGGCCGTGGGTCCGCGCCCACGTGCTGCCCAAGCTGCCCTCCCCGGCCTCGCAGGCGTGGCGCTCGCGCAGCCGGATCCGCGCCGACCTCGAGGAATTCCTGGGAGTCGACCGCGGCGAGCCGATCGAATTGTGGGCCTGGGTGGCCGCCTACGACCACGTGGTGCTCTGCCAGCTGTGGGGGACGATGCCCGATCTGCCGGCGCCGATCCCGCGTTTCACCCGTGAGCTGCGTCAATTGTGGGAGGACCGGGGCAAGCCGCACCTGCCGCCGCGGTCGGCGGGCAGCCACGACGCGCTGGTGGACGCCCGTGACCAGTTGCGGCGGTTCCAGGTGATCACGCGGACCGAACTGGCCTGA
- the ripC gene encoding peptidoglycan hydrolase RipC, with amino-acid sequence MRWNLRAFRRPVLGVAVGLVVGITALTGTLGGSVHADPADDALAKLSELSRQAEQTTEAMHTAQLNLDQKLAELQAADRTHADDEAALGAAREQLSTYRSAVNRFAATTYMGGRVGGMDAILTAESPQQLIDKLAVQRVVAGDLSVQLERYRAASEQADQAEQASARSAEEARTAAEQAAAVRAELQAKQSRLQLQISVVKSQYYALTPQQRTAMAEPGPVPEGVPGEPAPEGVPPAPLFPGPVFPAPDVFGGGGAGGGGGAATAVQAALTQVGTPYVWGGAGPGGFDCSGLVMWAFNQAGINLPHSSQAQANGGQPVALSDLQPGDVLTFYSDASHSGIYVGDGMMIHSSTYGQPVRVVPMNSSGPIHNARRY; translated from the coding sequence ATGCGGTGGAATCTGCGTGCTTTTAGGCGTCCTGTTCTCGGTGTTGCGGTCGGCCTGGTGGTCGGCATCACGGCTCTGACCGGCACTTTGGGCGGCAGCGTGCACGCTGACCCGGCTGATGACGCGTTGGCCAAGCTCAGTGAGCTGTCCCGGCAGGCCGAGCAGACCACCGAGGCGATGCACACCGCGCAGCTCAACCTCGACCAGAAACTCGCCGAACTGCAGGCTGCCGACCGGACCCACGCCGATGACGAGGCCGCGCTCGGCGCCGCCCGGGAGCAGCTGTCCACCTACCGGTCTGCGGTGAACCGGTTCGCCGCCACCACCTACATGGGTGGCCGGGTGGGCGGCATGGACGCCATCCTGACCGCCGAGTCCCCGCAGCAGCTGATCGACAAGCTCGCCGTGCAGCGCGTGGTGGCCGGCGACCTGTCGGTGCAGCTGGAGCGCTACCGCGCCGCCAGCGAGCAGGCCGATCAGGCCGAGCAGGCGTCGGCCAGGTCGGCCGAGGAGGCCCGGACGGCCGCCGAGCAGGCCGCCGCGGTGCGCGCCGAACTGCAGGCCAAACAGAGCCGCCTGCAGCTGCAGATCTCCGTGGTCAAATCGCAGTACTACGCGCTGACACCGCAGCAGCGCACCGCGATGGCCGAGCCCGGACCGGTCCCCGAAGGTGTACCGGGAGAGCCCGCGCCCGAGGGGGTGCCGCCGGCTCCGCTGTTCCCGGGCCCGGTGTTCCCGGCCCCCGACGTGTTTGGTGGCGGAGGTGCTGGCGGCGGCGGCGGTGCCGCGACCGCCGTGCAGGCCGCGCTGACCCAGGTCGGGACGCCCTACGTCTGGGGTGGGGCCGGACCTGGCGGGTTCGATTGTTCGGGGCTGGTGATGTGGGCGTTCAACCAGGCCGGCATCAACCTGCCGCACTCCAGCCAGGCGCAGGCCAACGGCGGGCAGCCGGTGGCGCTCTCGGATCTGCAGCCCGGCGACGTGCTGACCTTCTACTCGGACGCCTCGCACTCCGGGATCTACGTCGGCGACGGCATGATGATCCACTCGTCCACCTACGGTCAGCCGGTCCGGGTGGTGCCGATGAACTCCTCCGGCCCGATCCACAACGCCCGCCGTTACTGA
- a CDS encoding AMP-dependent synthetase/ligase — translation MREFSVPAPFTVEEHDNVAAIVFEHERDNPDHVIYQRLIDGVWTDVSCATAAAHIRSAALGLIAQGVAAGDRVVIFSATRYEWAILDFAILSVGAVTVPIYETSSAEQVRWVMEDSSAVLAFAETDAHAQMLDELAGDLPALRRVLTIEGSGAPALDELAEAGAGEDPAQLTARRDALKATDPATLIYTSGTTGRPKGCELTHSNLIYEVRGTKAALPTLLCPGQRLLIFLPLAHVLARALTLAAFTNRVTVGFTSDIKNLVPMFAVFKPTVVVSVPRVFEKVYNTAAGNAANDGKGRIFEMAAQTAVDWSEAIDHGGPGLLLRAKHALFDKLVYHKLRAALGGDCRASVSGGAPLGERLGHFYRGVGLSIYEGYGLTETTAAVTVNPVGGMKVGTVGKLVPGNSMRIADDGELLVRGGVVFSGYWRNEQATAEAFSDGWFKTGDLADIDSDGYLKITGRKKEIIVTAGGKNVAPAVLEDQLRAHPLISQAMVVGDAKPFIGALITIDPEAIEGWKQRNSKAGTATTADLATDPDLLAEVDAAVKQANLAVSNAESIRKFRILPVDFTEATGELTPTMKVKRKVVAEKFADAIESIYAKD, via the coding sequence ATGCGTGAGTTCAGTGTTCCCGCGCCGTTCACCGTCGAGGAGCACGACAACGTCGCCGCAATCGTCTTCGAACACGAGCGCGACAATCCCGACCACGTCATCTACCAGCGGCTCATCGACGGGGTGTGGACCGACGTCAGCTGTGCCACCGCGGCCGCGCACATCCGTTCGGCGGCACTGGGCCTGATCGCCCAGGGCGTGGCGGCCGGCGACCGCGTGGTGATCTTCTCGGCGACGCGTTACGAGTGGGCCATTCTGGACTTCGCGATCCTGTCGGTCGGCGCGGTGACCGTGCCGATTTATGAGACGTCGTCGGCGGAGCAGGTGCGCTGGGTGATGGAGGACTCCAGCGCGGTGCTGGCGTTCGCCGAGACCGACGCCCACGCCCAGATGCTCGACGAACTCGCCGGCGACCTGCCCGCGCTGCGGCGGGTGCTGACCATCGAGGGGTCGGGCGCCCCGGCACTCGACGAACTCGCCGAGGCGGGCGCCGGCGAGGACCCCGCGCAGCTCACCGCGCGCCGGGACGCGCTCAAGGCCACCGACCCGGCGACCCTGATCTACACCTCGGGCACCACCGGTCGCCCCAAGGGCTGCGAACTGACCCACTCCAACCTGATCTACGAGGTGCGCGGCACCAAGGCCGCGCTGCCCACCCTGCTCTGCCCCGGCCAGCGCTTGCTGATCTTCCTGCCGCTGGCCCACGTGCTGGCCCGCGCGCTGACCCTGGCGGCCTTCACCAACCGGGTCACCGTCGGCTTCACCAGCGACATCAAGAATCTGGTGCCGATGTTCGCGGTGTTCAAGCCGACGGTGGTGGTGTCGGTGCCGCGAGTGTTCGAGAAGGTCTACAACACCGCGGCCGGCAACGCCGCCAACGACGGCAAGGGCCGGATCTTCGAGATGGCCGCCCAGACCGCGGTGGACTGGAGCGAGGCCATCGATCACGGTGGACCCGGGCTGCTGTTGCGCGCCAAGCACGCCCTGTTCGACAAGCTGGTCTATCACAAGCTGCGTGCGGCGCTGGGCGGCGACTGCCGTGCCTCGGTGTCCGGCGGCGCGCCGCTGGGCGAACGGCTGGGCCACTTCTACCGCGGCGTCGGGCTGTCCATCTACGAGGGCTACGGCCTGACCGAGACCACCGCCGCCGTCACCGTCAACCCGGTCGGTGGCATGAAGGTCGGGACGGTCGGAAAACTGGTGCCGGGCAACAGCATGCGCATCGCCGACGACGGTGAGTTGCTGGTGCGCGGCGGTGTGGTGTTCAGCGGCTACTGGCGCAACGAGCAGGCCACCGCCGAGGCGTTCTCCGACGGCTGGTTCAAGACCGGCGATCTGGCCGACATCGATTCCGACGGCTACCTGAAGATCACCGGCCGCAAGAAGGAGATCATCGTCACCGCCGGCGGCAAGAACGTCGCTCCCGCGGTGCTCGAGGACCAGCTGCGCGCACACCCGCTGATCAGTCAGGCGATGGTCGTCGGCGACGCCAAGCCGTTCATCGGGGCGCTGATCACCATCGACCCGGAAGCCATCGAGGGCTGGAAGCAGCGCAACAGCAAGGCCGGCACCGCCACCACCGCGGACCTGGCCACCGACCCCGACCTGCTGGCCGAGGTGGACGCGGCGGTCAAGCAGGCGAACCTGGCGGTGTCGAACGCCGAGTCGATCCGCAAGTTCCGCATCCTGCCGGTCGACTTCACCGAGGCCACCGGCGAACTGACGCCGACGATGAAGGTCAAGCGCAAGGTGGTCGCCGAGAAGTTCGCCGATGCGATCGAGTCGATCTACGCCAAGGACTGA
- a CDS encoding lysophospholipid acyltransferase family protein: MWYWLFKYVLLGPLLALIGRPKVEGLENIPEDGAAILASNHLAVMDSFYLPLVVRRRITFLAKSEYFTGTGIKGWFTRWFYTAVGQVPIDRTDADAAQAALNTAERILKDGKLLGIYPEGTRSPDGRLYKGKTGLARLALHTGVPVIPVAMIGTNVINPPGTKMLRFGRVTVRFGEPMDFSRFDGMADNRFIERAVTDEVIYELMGRSGQEYVDIYAASLKNGAPQEDGATAQPVARFPETAAG, from the coding sequence ATGTGGTATTGGCTGTTCAAGTACGTACTCCTGGGCCCCTTGCTGGCCCTGATCGGCCGTCCCAAAGTCGAGGGGTTGGAGAACATCCCCGAGGATGGTGCGGCGATCCTGGCCAGTAATCACCTGGCCGTCATGGACAGCTTCTACCTGCCGCTGGTGGTGCGCCGGCGGATCACCTTCCTGGCCAAGTCCGAATATTTCACCGGCACCGGGATCAAGGGCTGGTTCACCCGCTGGTTCTACACCGCCGTCGGGCAGGTGCCCATCGATCGCACCGACGCCGACGCCGCGCAGGCCGCCCTGAACACCGCCGAGCGGATCCTCAAGGACGGCAAGCTGCTGGGTATCTATCCCGAGGGCACCCGTTCACCCGACGGCCGGTTGTACAAGGGCAAGACCGGCTTGGCCCGGCTTGCGCTGCACACCGGCGTGCCGGTGATTCCGGTCGCCATGATCGGAACCAATGTGATCAACCCGCCGGGCACCAAGATGCTGCGGTTCGGCCGGGTCACCGTCCGGTTTGGCGAGCCGATGGACTTCTCCCGCTTCGACGGGATGGCCGACAACCGCTTCATCGAGCGGGCCGTGACCGACGAGGTGATCTACGAGCTGATGGGCCGGTCCGGCCAGGAGTATGTCGACATCTACGCGGCCAGTCTCAAAAACGGTGCCCCGCAAGAAGATGGGGCAACGGCTCAGCCGGTCGCCCGATTTCCGGAAACAGCGGCAGGCTGA